GTTTAACCTAAACCCGACCCTGCCCAAGAACCCGCCCCGCTAAAACCCGCTCCGGTACGGGTGCGGGTAATTACCCGTCCCGAACGGGTAGAGGCAGGGTGGGTACCTGCGGATTCGGGTAGTGTTGCCACCCCTATGTCCGCTGTACTCATTAAGCACTTAACTACTTATATAGAATGAATTTACAAAATTATCCTCGCATAATCTGAAAATAGTCAAAATACCCCTAGACCTGACCTTTACAATCTCCTCCGCCCCAACCTCTGCATTCACTACTCTAAATCTCCGATTCTCTTCTTCTCATCCTCGCCACCGGCCCACCGTCTGCCGCCGTCACGCCGCACACCAACCCTTATCTCTGTCTCTGCTGTTCCACCCGTTTGCCGCTGTCCTTTGCTTTTCTCGTCGTCAGATCCGTTGCTGCCGTCTTCCACTTGTCCCGCCGTCCTCTTCCTCGCCTCCGTTCTCTCACCTGCTGATTTCGCCGCTGGTATTGGTACTTGTATAAATGATCTGATTTAGTGTTAAGTTGTTCTGTTAATTGTTCATTGCCGAGGAAAGCATGTTGTAGCATTCTGGAGCAGAACATCCTTGAAAACTAGACCCTGTGATCGGGTATGGATCAATGATGTGAATGAATCAGGGATAGTGTATGAAAAGGCTCAATTAGAAGATCTGTTAATTTTGTTGTCAATGAATATGCTTGTTATTTAGGGTTAGTTTTCATTTAGGAGTATAGGTTGTGTATTCTTTTTCGCTGATTTGGCTATTGGACACTAAGATTTTTAGAATCTTTCTACCCTCTCCCATGGGGCTCATTGCCGCTTCTCATATTACAAAAGTTTGATTCAAAAGTCTCTTTGAGATACTACAATTTCATTTTTTCTTGGAAGGGTCTCTTACATCAATATGTTCTTCagtattattatttaaaagCTTGACACAATGTGATGGTTTATGGATGCATATGGATTTTTGGTCCAGAGTGGCTTTTCAGCCTCTTGGCTTTGGCTTTGGATTTTGAATGGTTATTCTCAAAATATTAGACACCACTGATAGAAGGTTGGTGTATACTTTCGGCTGTAGCTCTTAGGAATAGTTTCCTTTATTATAGTTCTCTGAGTGAATGTGGAATAGATTACTCTCGTTGGacatggaaaataaataaataaataaatttttttttcctgggattttttttttgctggATTATCATTTTCCTAGATGGTGATGTTGCAATGTTATCTTAGAATTACATTTTCTGTAGATAAATGATCTACATGCTTCTATTAACCTAGTTTGGTTACTTCTACTAACCTAGTTTGGTTACTTTATTATATGTTTCAGATAACGCAAGGACATAAGAGTTGTTAGTAAAATGGTTTCCTTTGAGATGAATGATCGCAAAAGTAAGTGGAATGTGATACTTTTTGTTGTTGTAGCTGTACTAATGGTGTTATATTATGTGGTCTACTGCATCTAATGCTTATGTTTGAGACTTAAGAGTAGATTGTTGTAGATTAAGCTAGTAGTTCCTTAAGTTACTTAGATATTCAGTTATTTGGTCAATGGGCTTTGGTTTATTTTAAGGCtctgcattttatttccttttctgGTGTTTTCTTTTCTGTCTATACCTTGAATTTATCTTCAGTTCTTTTCATGGTCAAAAGAAATTGTACCCAAATATTTTTTCGAGTAATAAATTGATTACTCGAAATTAATTTCACTTCTTGGAACTAATTGGATTTGGCTAATATGATATAGTTTTCAAGATATCTATTAGTGCCTTTGTTTTGCTCTCACATTTTTCCATTATTCATGGTACAAGGATTAATTTGACAAAACTGTCTATTGGACATATCTAAGTTACGTAGTCGGAATCTACTTCTGTCATATTTTTTACCTTATTTACAATTCCTCCATCTGAATATGTTTATGGGATGGGCATATGATACAGAGATCGGGTTAGGGTTAACTGGATTTGGTATATTTTTCTCATTCCTTGGGATTATCTTCTTCTTCGACAAGGGATTACTAGCTATGGGAAATGTAAGTTTCTATTCTATTTTGAGTCCCTTGCTTAAGTAAAACTTCTTATTATGGTTTTTATAGTTAAGCTTGGAAGTGGTCATTGAATTTGGATTTGACCCTAGCCTCAAATTGGTCTCCGGATTTTCAGTTGCTTTAATTTGGACCCCAAATTTTCACTTGGTAACTTACATTAGTTCCTCGAGAACTTTTTGTTAACGATGGGGTGGCATGACATACTAATGTTGAAAGTCAGTATCGAATGTCAGAACATGGTTAGGCTATGTGTAATGGAGTGATGACGTGTTGGTTAGTGACACAGCATTTTGACATGAATGGTAATGCCATCCGTCATGACAGTTTGTCCACGTGTCACGTATAGCAATATGATTTGTTTACACATGTCATCAAGTGACTCTAATAGGTTCCTAAATTTTCACTCATAACTCATTTTAGTTTCTAAAATTAAAGGACGGGAATCAAATAGAAAGCACCTTTTGACGACTAAGTTACAATGTATCTCTCTGGGGATGCTAAGAatatttgaaacaattagttattGAGATAgtctctcttattttgtttcataaattcaaaattcttaataattttttaaaccCTAACCCAATTTAAACCATTTGTAATGATAACATCCTAGTGATATATAGACAAATCATGTTACATCACATGTACCAAAATGACACGTGGCATTACCGTCTGCGCCAATATGCCATGTGTCACTAATTGACGTGTCATAATTCCATTAAGCACAACTGAATCATGTTTTGACCTATGGCACTAACGTGAAAACGCTTGAGGGACTAACGTGATTCATGGCTCCAAATTAacgtaattttaaatttaggaAACTTCAAAGACCACTTTGAAGCTTAATTTGGGATTTTGCTATCGTCATCTCTAATGCCTTGTTTTCTTGTCACTCAAATCAGATCCTGTTTATTTCTGGAGTGTCCTTAACCATTGGTGTGAAATCCACTATGCAATTCTTCACGAAACGAAGTAATTTCAAGGTATATTTGTTACATGTGTACCCCTCTCTCTCTGTATTGTAGTAAACTTTCAacaataatttttgtctttTCTCTTAAGGGATCAATCTCGTTTGGCATTGGATTCTTGATTCTCATCATGGGATGGCCTATTTTGGGCATGATCATTGAGGCTTATGGATTCATAGTACTATTCAGGTTTAATGGAATTGAGACTCGTGTGTTCTGTTGAATTGTATATCTGTAATTGAAGCTAACCATGTATTCATGTGCAGTGGTTTCTGGCCCACACTGGCTGTTTTCTTACAGAAGATTCCAATTCTTGGTTGGTTGTTTCAACAGCCATATGTCCGATCGGTAGGTATTTGTAATGTAATGTAATTGAAATGCCTTACCACCTGCCAACCAACTAGACTTAAGTAGAAGCAGCCGACACTTTTGTGATTTATCATAGCTGCTATATTAAAAAATGCCTAATACCCTAAATCAATCCCTAAGAAAATTTTTAATCAGACACTTTAGTTctcaataaattttaatcacCAAATCAGTCCCTAAATTTTTCATTAGATAAATTAGTTCCCGTATCAAATTGTTCGTCTATATGGAAGAACCAGTTTGAGAACTTCAAAATTGTTTAGATATTGTTGTTGTCTTTGTAAAATATCGATAGGGATTAATATGCCAAACTTTTTAcgagaattttatatgattgaTTTGTTTAACAAAATAGAAGGTTAGAAATTGATTTGGTGATTAAAATTTGGATTAGAGTGTCCTACTAAAAGTTTATTGGAGAGTGGTTTGGAGTATTactctaaaaaaattatgttcttgGTCAATCAGCGAAAAATTTACAGTGTCTCTGATTGTTTGGagcaatttgattttaatttccATTGATAGATGTAAAGATAATGTCAATGGAGGGTGTAAAAGCAACACCTATACACAGTGCATCAAGCTAAAGTATTGTGAATTCTGATAATAAACATGGAAAAAAACTTGAATTTTGAGTACAAAAAACTTTCCCTTGTTCAATAAGGTTGTATTGAGCTACAAATTAGGCAATGCAGGGGAAGATTAATGGTTAATTTTATCTGTCTATCTATCTATGTAGACAATGTAGAATGATACAATGTGAGTTTTTCCAGGCTTTGCTTAGATATTGTGGAAAATGGTGGAATTTTCAACTTGAGTCTTCTAATTTTCTGGTATTCTCTGCAGTTGTTGGAACGTTATAGAGGCCGGCGAGTACCCGTGTAAGAGAGGAGGAATCGGCGGAAACATTTTGTAGCTGCTAGCAAGCAAGCACGTTTATCAGTGTATGTAAAGAAAATACCAGCATATGGGAGATACCTGACTGTGAATTCAGAGTTGGCACTCTGATGCTAGCATATGATTGTCACTTTTAACACGATAGTCATGTATGTAGTGACATGATAGTCATGTATGTAGTGGAAAGAGTTCATTGATTATGCGTCGAATTAATCAATTACGCAATCTTTGTTCGAAGGATAAGAATGATAATTTCTTATTTGGGTCAGTGTATGTAACAGTGCCTTCCGACAACACACTGCTATAGGATGAAAAAATTTGACGGAGTTGCATGTGTTAATTTTCCTCGTTTCAAACTAAACATATCCGTAGGTTTATTTAGGTAAAGTTTTCATTTTTCACAAGTAGTTTATTAAAATTGGtctttgaaaaataatttcttaaaaGTTGTATTATCTATGTAATACAAATCAAATTAAAAGTaacttttaataaatataaataataattatgtttagtagaataaattttaaaatttaaaataaccaTAGATATAAGTAGAGAGAATTTAGATCATCAATAGAATTTGGTATCAATAATTTAGGGttttaaatttgataaatacaaataaattttaaaaattatttgtttaaatatttttaaaaatgtcTCTTTTTTAAATGCTATAAagacataattttttatttaccaaaCGACAAGTGAGATACTTATGGTTTTTGAGAAGCACACCTAtttctttgaaaaaaatttaccaAAGCAGGCATTAGCCTGCCAATGTCAAAAGCTCATTGAATCCACACTGATCTATTGAACGGCATCCATGTTCTCCAATTTTTAAATTGCTAGCAGCATATGAAAGTCTGtttgtaaaagaaaaagaaaagaatctATACATCCTCTTGAGTTGAGTTCCATTTTTAGTCTTTAAAAATGGTAAGTTACAATAATTTAGTTTTTGAGATTCCAATTGCTCCAAATTAGTCGTTTAGATTTAAAAAAGCGCACCACGTTAGTTCTAAATACATTTTCCGTTATCTGAGTAACTTGACTTAGTTATTGCCATGCTGACAAGAAAAACGAGTAGATGACGTAAGAAAAAATGAGATTGAACCAATTTGGTTCTTTCCTCTTTTATAACTTAAAGCAAATAATGTTCatctcattcttcttcttctccatatTCTTCTTCCTTGTGCATAGTCGCAGGTCGTGAATCATGATTGATGTAAGACCTGCAAAAATATTAactagttaattaattaattaaaagtgaATTAAGAGCGTTTAAACACTCCGGTCTGCgctataaatttaaaattcaatttaaaaatttacagAAAAAATTTAACTCAAAAAATTACTTAGAacgcaaaaatataattaattgtgAAAAAATGCGTGCTGGTGTTATAATTAACTGTACGGGCTAAAGTCTCTCCGGTActgcatataaaaaaataaaaaaaagtagaaataactaaaaaaaataaatctacCGATGGTTTTACTAAacatttaaaactttttcaacaaaaacaaacaaTACATATTGACAtacttaatattaataatacatTATAGTATTACATACAAAACCAATTAGAAAACCTACCCCTCTGAATAAAACTCTAACTAACAAGGCGAGGAAAAATAAACTCTAACAAGTCAACACGTAAACATAATCTTCTATGCTCTTGTAGCTCCGCACTAAACCTTCGCACCTATAGCTAAAATGGGTGGAAATAGGGggtaagaattgaaaaattctTTGTAGGGTTGGGGTGTATTGTTATGTTCATTCTAATATCTGTTACATAAGAATTCCACAACATAATACTTACAATCTTCAACAGATGGCCAATAGCAACAAACCTCACAAATACAAACAACTTTAATAAACCAGAGATACAGAGAAAAtcacaagtcaagaagcacacacacacacaatcaAAAAAACACATATCACAGAGAAGTATGCAGAAACAAGTATGATACATGTCTATCCTGTGTAGGTCATGAACTCATATGTCGGTTGCCTACCTGCTCTCGACATTACTCGGGCACAAGTCCCGTATATGGCTTTCCAGATGCATACAATGTGCATATAAGTCTTACGGTCAGGCCGCATACAATGTGACTTTTAAACATGTTGTAATATGCTTACATTTGAAAAACCGTTCACAGTGTGTGGGCGTCCCCACTATACATTTGGCCCTAAGACCCAAATAAGGTTGCATCTACCTCATGTGGCAGACAGTCTTTTAAAGTCTTTTTATCTTTGTcctctgctctcctgtggcaaATATCCCTTTAGTTAAtacattcttttcttttctgtgCTATGTTCTCCTGTAGCAGAGGTTCGTTAGATTCTTTTAGTCTTTACTCTCTACTCTCTTGTGGCAGAGATTCTTttaactaatataatttttttgttctctACTCTCCTGTGGCAGAAGTTCTttaatccttttcttttcttttcttttcttttcttttttttctcatcaTTCTCTTAATTCCTTATTTTCAACATCACAAACTGTCTTCACACTCTTCCCTCATCTTTCTCTAAAGATTTTATAAAGAGAGAATCATGAGATCCTTATCTTAGATTTGTCTTTCTAAAACTTTTAGAAAATCTTGTCTATTTACCACtctctatttatttttcataatacTTACAATAATattcttataaaataatatcttgataaataataattataatactAATTTACTCTAATGTAAATGAGTAATTTTAAAtaagtatttaaaataatatttataatactcttaaaatttattttataaaatcttattttcaaatttttattaactACTTTCTAAATCACAAATTCCTTAATATTTTATAGAATTGTATTTAAACCTTAACTATTTGtttcatatttataaaaataactctaaacttttataaaatactCATTTTATCCCTGAACTTTATTTATTACCCAACATACCCAAAAAACTTATATAATTATGATATTAGACTCAatcttttcataaaaatatatttatatccccaaaaaaaataatttttcatggCGGTTGCTTTTCTTCACACAGAATCGAACCCTTcttatttttgtttcaaaatatacatttaaattttaatctgtttttgagttttacGGTTACCGATTTTTTCAcaacttttaatttaatctcGTGGCTATCAAATCTCATTAAATTTACCTCAAAATGCCAAATCACAACAACTCCAAAATCATCAAAACACCTCAGCTAGCTGTTCATACATAACCAAACCAAAATCTCAAGcaaacaacaataattcaacaaaaattcaagataaaCTTAATCAAGCTCAAAcaataatcaatcaaacaaaaatTTACTTATCAATTCATATTTAATTACTATAAAATTACCAAACCCTACTTCCATACAAAATCAAAACAACAGAAATTCCGAAGAAGCTTTCACTACTAGAAAATGGCTTAATAAAGACagatttacagacagatttGGTTTatattacagacgaatttttgGTTACCGACGGAATTGCCgacggattttgtccctctgtaaaagcctcgtcgaaaattatttaccgacggatttttttcTGTCGgaaaattaccgacggatttttaccAGTTACTGACGGATTTTCTCTCTGTAAATTCTCCATCCATTTCCTGAAAACGACGAACTTTCCGACGGAttttcagacggattttccgtctgtaattacagacagattttccgacagattttccgtcggtaattacagacgaatttttcgACGGATTTTCCCTCGGTAATCACAGACAGATTTTCCGacagattttctgtctgtaatttttttagattacagacagaaaatccgtctgtaaatctGTCAGTAAGataaaatgaattttttttagattttttcagTGTAAAATAAACCTGTTTtatacaaaataatataaatttaataattacaattttttatctaattagtattcaaatatttataatattacaaaaaataaacaaattcatcaTATTATAAAGCTAAAAGAAAAGTATTATAAAcaagcaagtcaatataattcaagACATAAACAAAGTGTATTATCAACTATAATCCTCAATATATTGTTCAACCATACTAAATTTATCAACTATAGTCCTCAGTGTCATCTTCATCCCCATCATCGTCATAGTCTTCATCCGAAGAGATTGAAGGTGGCGGCGGTGGCGGTGGCGGTGGAGCAGTAGTGGAACTACTTGACGCTCTAACCTTCTTGTAATAGCTAACATAAGCCTCATTCCATCTCTTCTGTTTCAGCTTTTCCTTCTTGGCCTTTCCAATTGCCCGTTCTAacttttctaacttcttttgAGTCTTTTCCAAAGGAGCCAAGCGTGTATCTAACAACTTACTAATACGCTCATCTGTCTGTTGAGTAACACGTTGAAAAAGCTCTTCATTGAGATTATGAATCTATTCTCGCAAATCAGGAACAGAATTTTGATTTGTAGATGCTCTTCCAGATACAGAGTTGGCAGAAGTGGTTCTAGACTTAATAGAGCTAGAAAAGAATGCTCCTTTTCCGTAAACTTGATTCTTCTTTTGCCCACCACACACTTCCTCCCAAATCAAGTCTTCATCAATTGGTGGTAGCTCCATTCCTTGTGCTTGAGCCTCGACATGTTGGGCCTGAACTTCTGCTAACTTTTTTATAAACTTCTCCTGTTGCACAATGATTattatcaaaagaaaaaaaaaccttAAGTAGTTAAGTTGCAGCTGTAAGTTGCCCCAAGAGAAAATACAGAAAACAAAAGACACTTCTGTGATGAACTAGTTCTTTAAAACATATAGAAGATTTTCACAGTTCAAATTATCAAATGCATGGCAgaataaaaatcaattataaCAAGGTGAAACAAAATACAATGCTTGCTTTCTAAGAAACAAGAACTTTACTCCCCTAAAAAATTAGCTAAACCTATATTAGATGCTTTCTTAGGTTATCATCCATAAAACCACAAGTTAATCAATATGCCACTCACTCAGAAATCTAACAGAGCATGAGAAGTAGGTCCAAAACCAGCAAGTACATATATTGTCGTATAGAATTAGAAAACACAACAactactactaataataataagtaacaGAGAAGAAACTAAATAGTAGTAGTGAAAAATCTATTTACTTAATATTTATACTATATCTCACATGAGTGTCTTGAGAGCGTTTGTCCACCCATTTAGACTTGTCACTTTTAAGTGTGTGGGTTTCCTTGAAGACTTCCTCATGAGTTGGTGTACGGTCTAACTGCTTCTTCTATTTCACATAAAcacagaataaaaaattttttatataaataaatgtcTATTAAATAAGATCTAAAGCCACTTAAATTATGTTACCATCCTCTCTATAGTTGAGCTCAGTGGAATAGAACCACCGCAATGGACAGAACCACCTAAGAGTGACGCTCGATTCTCCCTCGCTTTTTTCCTTATATTTTTCCATTTCTCATCCGTTTCCCAGTACTTTTCCAACACCTTTTTGTAAGCAGGAATTAGCCATTCGTGGGTTGTATCCACACCCTCACGGATATCCGACATCATTTGGCTAAATCGCTTACTTGTCCTATATTTGAAAGCCTTCCAAAAAAACTCCTCATCATCGTCATCAATAAGAAAATGGCTCTGCacataaaaaagatattataaTATAAGATAAGACAAGAAAATAACACAGTATTAAGCTCTTTTTGGATCCTGTATGTtcctattttaattatgtaaggAATTTATTCGAAAAATAAACAGAGAGTATATAACTATATATCATGAATTATGGTATATCAACATGACTATTCAAAACTGATTGAAACAGGTAAACAAAACTTAGCAATTTATATACAGGACATTTATAAAGCTAAGTGAAACACATATTCTCATGATATTTTTCTTGCAGGACATTGTATACAAGCCATTTATAATTTCTCTTGAATATAATCAGCACATTAGCAAAAAATAAAGGGAATAACGTTATGCATATAATTTCTCTTGCATATTCTCATGTATAAAAGCTTGTTATTGAGGATACAAGGGAATAAAGTTATTAATCAGCACATTAGCAAAAAAGAAAGGGTAGAATTATAGTATAGATGACAAAGATATACATAAATCATATATGATCATtgatatatatgttatttttaccTTCCACTCCTTAAACCAAAGCTTCTTTGTCAGAAGAGGGACATCCCCAAACTTTCTATATGGTTTATCATACCGTTTCTTGATGATCTCTGTAATCTTTTGCGAACCATGAGGGAAAGGTAACCAACTGataatttcataaataattGACAAGTTAGGAaactaaaaaaaagtaattatttcTCTAATTCAAGCAATcaaattttacctttttttttccATCTAGAACCAATCTTTGTTTTGTGACAACATTAGGAACCGATGCAGTTTCTGATGGAGGAGATGTACTAGAGCTTCCAGGTGTCTCTGAATTAACTAATAGGCTGGAATTGCGAGACGGAGGAGGAATCGAAATTGGAAGAGGTGTCTCTAATAAATTtagctatttatttattttattttatattaataatttatatttatgatttaaattttaaaatttacaattGAAGAAACggtgcattttttattttttccagaAGGCATTTGTATTCTACATGCTTTACCCGGAAATTCACGAATAGAAATAATGtgttgaaaagaaaagaaattggGGTAAAGTTGGAGATAGGTCACGTGCAAAGGAGCGTGCAAGGCACTTCAGAGTAAGAGAAGGAGAAAGTAaagtgagtgagtgagtgagtgatGATAGATATGATTAAAGATTATAATTAAGAATGCAGGGAGTAcatgacgattggatttttgacggtttagaatttctcaaataaaatctcgtcgaagtatagtttctaaaccaacaataatcctttcatataaaagattgtttgtcacaagtaacaaacccctaaaattaataaccgaagtattcaaacctcgggtcgttctccctaggaattacaatagagtgtcttgttattggtttgagttgttttggggttttgataagaggcatgaaagtaaatggcaatgaaaataaactaacaactgtaaaaggctcttggcaaggtatgaaaattagaagttctatcctagttatcctcctcaattgtgatgagaattgttcattgctaccacttagttaacccttactaaagaaaagaaagtcaagtggatgaattgacttgagccacaagtcctagccaactcccaaggaaagactagctttagtgcactccaaaccaattagcaatctctccaattaccaatcaacaaagggattagataactcaagtgtcactaattactctacctaggccaagaggaacaaaatctatactatatctagaagaggcatttcaacaaacacataataggcaataaaagtaaacaacataaattgcaagaattaaagagagatctaactacaaaggcaagagatcaacaatagaaaagcaaagaagaacaattattatgaattacctcttattgaattgaaaggatgtagagggaacaatactagatctacaacaaaatgtaagaacaacataaaggaaattacaacaaaagagtagaggaagatgaatgtaactacaaggaattgaagagcagaagtggaagaaagcaaagattaaaatctagatctaagaactaaacctaatcctaatcctaattctagagagaagtgagagcttctctctctagaaactacttctaactactaaactaaactaatggttaaaAGTTTCTAAAGTGtgaaaagtatgaaaagtatgttgattccccttcactccttgggttaaatagcatcagaaatgagttggattgggcccacaaggcttctaaaatcgctggccacatgttgctttaagtgaactaggtggcagcaacggcgtgtgcgcgtactttgcgcgtgcgcgccaccatacgtgtagcaactatggcaaatcttatatcgtttcgaagccccggatgttagctttctaacccaactggaaccgcatcatttggacctctgtagctcaagttatggtcgtttaagtgcgaagaggtcggcttgacagctttccggttctttcatttcttcatgagttctccaacttttcatgcttctttcttcattctcttgatc
The Arachis stenosperma cultivar V10309 chromosome 7, arast.V10309.gnm1.PFL2, whole genome shotgun sequence genome window above contains:
- the LOC130940225 gene encoding vesicle transport protein GOT1-like, with amino-acid sequence MVSFEMNDRKKIGLGLTGFGIFFSFLGIIFFFDKGLLAMGNILFISGVSLTIGVKSTMQFFTKRSNFKGSISFGIGFLILIMGWPILGMIIEAYGFIVLFSGFWPTLAVFLQKIPILGWLFQQPYVRSLLERYRGRRVPV